The region CCTCTACAAGCACTTTGCCAACCGCGACGACATCTTCTGCTCCCTGTGGCGCCGGGTGCGCGCGCGATTCAGCGAGGTGTTGCACCAGCCCCTCCCCGAGCGCCTCCCCTTTAAGGAGCGCCTGCGCTGGCTCCTCCATAACCTGGCCGATTTCGCCGAGGAGGAGCGCGAGCTCTACCTGGCCGGCATCGTCAACGCCCCGATGAGCCCGGCCGCCGGGCAGATCGACGACGAGATCCGGGCCCTCTACGCCACCCACCAGCAGGTGCTCCGTGCGCTGATGGCCGAAGGCATCGCCGAGGGGGCGCTGCGCCCGGGCGACCCGCTCGATTACGCGCTGGCCCTGGGCGGCACTCTGCACTCGCTGACCCTGCACTGGGCATTTGAGGGGCCCTTTGCGCTCAAACCGGCCATCGACCGCGCCTTAGATCTCTTCCTTCAGGGCGCCGGCGCGCGCTGATCCTCTCCCCCGACCTCAACCAGCCGGCGCGAACCCTCCCCGGGGCAGCGCTTCGCCAGCCCTCGCCAGCGCCGGGGCCGGGGCCGGGGCGCCGGCCCCCTCCACGCCACCTTGCCGCTGAGCGCGGCCGTCGACTATGGGGAGGGAGAAGGTCGCGACGATGACGACGCCTGATCTTCCCTCCCCCCGCCCGCTCTCCCTTCCCCCGGAGCCGCCATGACCTCTCTCCCCGCCCCCGACGCCTACCTCGATCACACCATCACCGGCGCTGACTTCACCCAGCAGCGTCCCTTTGAGACTGAGGTCTACGGCTGCACCTTTGTCGACTGCGAATTTCTGGGCGCCGACCTGCGCAACGTGGCCCTGATCGACACGACCTTCCGCGGCTGCAACCTGGCCATGGTCAAGCTCCGCGGCACGCGCCTGCAGGGCGTGCGCTTTATCGACTGCAAGCTGATGGGCGTGAGTTTTCACGAGCTCAGCGACTTTGGGCTCTCCCTCTCCTTTGAGGGCTGCAACCTCAACTACGCCTCGCTGCGCAGCCTGAACCTGCGCAACACCCGTTTTGAGCGCTGCACCCTTCAGGAGAGCGACCTCTACGAGGCCGACCTGCGCAAAGCCGTCTTCGACCAGTGCGACGTGACCGGCGCCACCTGGGATCGCGCCAACCTGGAGGGCGCCGACCTCTGCCTGGCCCACAACCTGGCGTTCGACCCGGTCAAATGCCGCACCCGCGGCGCGAAGCTGCGCCTGGAACAACTCCCGGGTCTGCTCTCCCGCTTCGGGTTCAAGATCGAGGGTTAAGGGCGCGCCCCCGGCGCCTTCTCGGATCCCCCTGTAACCCCGGGACGCCGGCAGACGTCTTTAAAGGTGACGAAGGCGCCGACCTGCGGCGCCCCTATCTGCCGGATTCTGGCTTTTGAGCACCTTGAGCAAGGAGCGTCGCTGTGAGCGCACACGCCCATCACTCCCACGATTCTCACGACCACCATCACCACGGCCCCACCCCGGAGCACGCGCTGAAGGTGGCCATCGCCCTCAACGCCTCCTTTTTGATTCTGGAGGTGGTCGTCGGCCTGTGGACCAACTCGCTGGCGCTCCTCTCCGACGCCGGCCACATGATCTCAGACGTCGGCGCGCTGATCGTCGCGCTGGTCGCGATGCGCATCGCCACTCGCCGCCCCTCCTCAGGCTTCACCTTCGGGCTGCGGCGAGCCCCGGTGCTGGGGGGGTTGTTAAACGCAGCGAGCCTGGTGGTGATCGTGGTGATGATCACGATTGAGGCGGTGGGGCGTTTTCAGCACCCGCCGCCCCTGGAGGCCACCGCCGTGCTCTGGACCGGGGTGGCCGGCCTGATCGTCAACCTGGGCAGCGCCTGGTATCTGGCCCGCAGCCGCGACGAGTCGGTGAACACGCGCGGAGCAATGCTTCACCTGCTCTCCGACGCGCTGGGGTCGGTGGCCGCGATCGTCTCGGCGGTGGCCGTGATGGTCTGGGGCCTGAACCTGGCCGACCCGATCGCCAGCCTGGTCATCGCGGCGTTGATTCTGGTGGGGAGCTGGCCCCTGCTGCGCGACACGGTCGCCATCCTGCTCCAGCGCGCGCCGGCCAACATCGACATCGAAGCGCTGCTGGAGCTCCTGCTGGCCGACCCCCGGGTCGAAGACGTCATAGACCTCCACGTCTGGGACCTCGACGCCGGCCAGCCCGTGTTGAGCGGCGTGCTCACCGTCAACACGACCACTCTGAAAGAGACCAACGCCCTGAGCGACGAGCTCCGCCTTCAGATCAAAGAGCGCTTTGGCGTCACACACGCCACCCTGGAATGCCGCGACCTGCATGCCGGTGTCTTTGAGCCCGAGTGCTAACCAACAAGTGCTGAGCCGGGGACACCTCCCGGCTCAGAGGCTGCGCAGAAGCTCCAGCTGCCCCTGAAGCTCCTCAGCCAGGGGCGCCTCAAAGACGCGCCCATCGGGCAATTCCAGCC is a window of Lujinxingia litoralis DNA encoding:
- a CDS encoding TetR/AcrR family transcriptional regulator, whose translation is MSEHPRQRLGHDEACERILDAAAHVFNQRGRAMTVEEIATRAGYSTSALYKHFANRDDIFCSLWRRVRARFSEVLHQPLPERLPFKERLRWLLHNLADFAEEERELYLAGIVNAPMSPAAGQIDDEIRALYATHQQVLRALMAEGIAEGALRPGDPLDYALALGGTLHSLTLHWAFEGPFALKPAIDRALDLFLQGAGAR
- a CDS encoding pentapeptide repeat-containing protein yields the protein MTSLPAPDAYLDHTITGADFTQQRPFETEVYGCTFVDCEFLGADLRNVALIDTTFRGCNLAMVKLRGTRLQGVRFIDCKLMGVSFHELSDFGLSLSFEGCNLNYASLRSLNLRNTRFERCTLQESDLYEADLRKAVFDQCDVTGATWDRANLEGADLCLAHNLAFDPVKCRTRGAKLRLEQLPGLLSRFGFKIEG
- a CDS encoding cation diffusion facilitator family transporter, which produces MSAHAHHSHDSHDHHHHGPTPEHALKVAIALNASFLILEVVVGLWTNSLALLSDAGHMISDVGALIVALVAMRIATRRPSSGFTFGLRRAPVLGGLLNAASLVVIVVMITIEAVGRFQHPPPLEATAVLWTGVAGLIVNLGSAWYLARSRDESVNTRGAMLHLLSDALGSVAAIVSAVAVMVWGLNLADPIASLVIAALILVGSWPLLRDTVAILLQRAPANIDIEALLELLLADPRVEDVIDLHVWDLDAGQPVLSGVLTVNTTTLKETNALSDELRLQIKERFGVTHATLECRDLHAGVFEPEC